One region of Jatrophihabitans cynanchi genomic DNA includes:
- a CDS encoding sulfocyanin-like copper-binding protein: MSAPTSRPPLGRRGLLTGAAAVVLLAAGSTMAVAGASGAFGSQHRGRDASCAAPTLPGAKVSVRLVDMRSMTTRGGMMGGSGGMMRQGDWRNFYRGMMRVLASPTSVRAGTVSLTVTNTGYLAHELVVLPLAAGQQPGARSVGAGGTVDEAGRLGEASASCAAGHGDGITAGATGWMSLHLPAGRYELVCNLPGHYAAGMFTTLEVA, translated from the coding sequence ATGAGTGCCCCGACCTCGCGGCCGCCGCTGGGCCGGCGCGGCCTGCTCACCGGCGCTGCGGCCGTCGTGCTGCTGGCCGCCGGCTCCACTATGGCGGTGGCGGGGGCCTCCGGCGCGTTCGGCTCGCAGCATCGCGGGCGAGACGCGAGCTGCGCGGCACCGACACTGCCCGGTGCGAAGGTGTCGGTCCGGCTGGTCGACATGCGGTCGATGACGACGCGCGGCGGCATGATGGGCGGCTCGGGCGGGATGATGCGCCAGGGCGACTGGCGCAATTTCTACCGCGGCATGATGCGTGTGCTCGCTTCGCCGACATCGGTGCGGGCGGGGACCGTTTCACTGACTGTGACCAACACGGGCTACCTCGCCCACGAGCTGGTGGTGCTGCCGCTGGCCGCCGGGCAGCAGCCCGGTGCTCGCAGCGTCGGTGCGGGCGGGACCGTGGACGAGGCCGGCCGCCTCGGCGAGGCGTCCGCGAGCTGCGCGGCCGGCCACGGTGACGGGATCACCGCCGGCGCGACCGGTTGGATGAGCCTGCACCTGCCGGCCGGCCGCTATGAGCTGGTGTGCAACCTCCCCGGCCACTACGCCGCCGGCATGTTCACCACGCTGGAAGTGGCCTGA